The nucleotide sequence gtgcgtgctcagccccctcctgtactccctgttcacccatgactgcgtggccatgcacgcctccaactcaatcatcaagtttgcagatgacacaacagtaataggcttgattaccaacaacaacgagacagcctacagggaggaggtgagggcactcggagtgtggtgtcaggaaaacaacctctcactcaacgtcaacaaaacaaaggagatgatcgtggacttcaggaaacagcagagggagcacccccctatccacatcgacgggacagcagtggagtaggtggaaagttttaagttcctcggcgtacacatcacgggcaaactgaaatggttcacccacaccgacagtgtgatgaagaaggctcaacagcgcctgttcaacctcaggaggctgaagaaatttggcttgtcacctaaaaccctcacaaacctttacagatgcacaattgaaagcatcctctcgggctgtatcaccgcctggtacagcaactgcaccgccgacaaccgcaaggctctccagagggtggtgcggtctacacaaaccatcaccgggggcaaactacctgccctccaggacacctacagcacccaatgtcacaggaaggccaaaaagatcatcaaggacaacaaccacccaagccactgcctgttcaccctgctaccatccagaaggcgaggtcagtacaggtgcatcaaagctgggaccgagagactgaaaaacagcttctatctcaaggccatcagactgttaaacagccatcactaacacagagaggctgctgcctacatacagacttgaaatcattggccactttaataaatggatcactagtcactttaataatgccactttaattatgtttacatatcttgcattactcatctcacatgtatatactgttttttaTACCATGtattgcatcttgcctacgccgctctgtcattgctcatccatatatttatatgtatatattcttattccattcctttacttagatgtgtgtgtattaggtagttgttgtggaattgttagattacttgttagatattgctgcactgtcagaactagaagcacaagcatttcgctacactcgcaataacatctgctaaccatgtgtatgtgaccaataaaattcgatttgatttgatttgatctggcaaaatccatacacacacacaagcgcattATTTTGCATAAACTCTTCTCAGTATTCTAATTCCAGTTTACAGCCGCCATGTTTGTTGTCTCCTTTAGCCTGTCATTGGCTAAAACGATGCTGTTGACATTTGCCATTTGTTTTGGCAAGGTGATTTGAAGGATGATTGGGACTTGTTGAAAAGCACGGGTAAGGCAACCCGTGCCCACCGCCCTCCATTCCCGCCTCCCCAGTGCCCAGTATTGCTGAGGTAGGGCACCGATTTGGCTGGCAGCAGGGCCTGACGTGATGCCTTCCATCCCCCACCTTTGGCGTGGTGCCAGGATGCCATCCTCTCTCTCAGCCCGTCGGGGACTGGATGGGACACATTACTGAATGTGCAGAATCATGACCCCCATAGCCACAGCTGTTGCCACACTACTGCTGACCCCGCAGGTGACCCTCCCCTGGTGACTGTCTGACTGGGATCTCTGGGGAGTTGGAGGAGAACCTGGCCCAAGGACATGAACCCATGGTGCTATTTCCCTGCTTCAAAATGTCCCTTTGCCTGCCTCTCAATTGTCTGTCATTGCTGTGCCAAAAGACAGACACATGCATGCCAACTTGGACCTGGTGGTCACAGAGCTCGTTTCCCAGATTAACTTCACTAATGCCTGCCTAATGGTGAGATATTGGAGTTGGAACTTGGAATAGAGATAACTCAGGGATACCGATGACACAGGAAGTGGGGAAGAGAAAAGCAGGAATTTGCAGGCTTGCAGCTCTCTTATTTATAACGCCATTGATTTGGTTAGTGTGCCAACGCTCCTCCCACTCTGGGCAACCGCACAGATGCCAGCTCCAACCACCCCCGCCCCCCTCCCTCACGGACCCCCGCCCTTATCCCGTCCCTGGTGGGGTTGCACACCTGGGGCCCATCGTTGTTGCTGTGCAGGAGGACTGGCGCTTGCTCGCCCCGCAGGCACCCCTCCGCGTCTCACTCTGAAGACACCAGCGCTCAAGCAATCTCGTCATCCCTCCTACCTGTGCCCACGTCTAATCTCCGATCTCATCTCACGAGCACCTGTAAATAACAAACAATCAATAGGGTCTCAATAGCCGATATTTATCTGTATGTCCGTGTTTATTGAGAGTGGGTGTCATTGATCGTTCTGCCCGTAGAGTCTGCGCGCAATGCTATTCGTTTTGATTGTTTCCCCCCTGAATAGATCACTATAATGCTATTCAATTAGGTACATAAATAGATAAACAATATCGCCTTCTGTTCCCAGGTCTGCAAATGCACCCCAACCCCCTCTCATTGATCACCGTTGTTTTATGCATGCTATCGTTTAACTTAACCCTTaggttaaatgtttttttaaaggcaaatACACCAATAATATCCGTTGTCTACAACAAACATTTTTGTTCGCCCATTTTTCTGTTTCCTCTCTTTCACTCGTATTGCCTCCGTCTCAGTTTCTCTCTTTTTCTGGCTGTGTGAGCGCGAGCGCAGTGACAGATGGCGGGGCCCTCTTCCCTCGGGAAGACAATCTCTCCGAATGCGGGCGCATGTCAATCACCGGCTCTCATGTGATGGCTCTTGCCAGTGACGTGCCAACCATATGGCCTGGCATCATAGCTGGTATGTAACCCTGCCTAGTAGCGATGCCACACTGTCTCGGAGCGCGCGCGCGGATAGCACACTGAGCACCCTGCCGCACCTATAGGAGCGTTTGCTCGCGGTCCCAGAAGATGGTCTGAACTCACGCGCTTTCCACCCCTTCAAGAGCTCTCGCGGAGGTAAGTTGGAGTGTAAACAAATCGACGAGTGACCTTCCCAATATGGAAAGTAATTAATTTAATAAATCGAGATTAATAATGCAAGGATAATTCGTGACCGTTTTTTGGTGGATGTTTGTGCCTCCTTGTAAACGTCTGTTTTGAATTCACTCAGCTAAATGCAATTTTTGAACATTTGGATTATGGTGTAGCTATGGTTCTTCGTTTGGCACGATGTTATGCTTCATTTGTCCTTCAACTTTTAACAGCGCGGACCTCCATGTCTGTTAATTATAGGCTAGGAGTGCAATATAATATTCCATGCTTATTTTGTTCAGAAAAAAAGCTATCCACAAAGACAAGCTCTAGTCTACAGCCTATTTCTGTGGACAATCGAGAAAATAGCGACAATCTTCCTCCTGaatttaattaattttaattgTCAGACAGTATAAGGCATTCATTTGATTAGTGAAAAATACATGGAAACATGAGAAACAGAGAGCTTaatagaaagagagatacagagggagaggggaggcgGAATTGTTCTTCACTGTCAGCTAATTATTTCTGCGTCTCATGGCTTAGAAGATTTATCGATGATTTTATCTGGGTGTTCATCTTGGAGAAAATGAAAGGGTGGGTGGGGCGTTATTGAAAGCGAATTACAGTAGGCTAATGCGgacattatttatttgtgtttgtGTAGTTTTATCATCCACAATTATTCTTTCAACATGTTACATTCCAAATACATCGATAGCTCCCCTAAATCACGCAAGCACAGGCCATGCAAGAGGAGCTTATTGTTGCAATTTAAAAATACAAATCTGTTTTCTGAAATGCATATTTGATATATTTTTAAGGACTGCTAAAAGGATACAAGCAATTTCCATCTGTAAATGCAAACCTCTCCAACTAAAAGGGGTTTGAAATCGCTCAGTCGTGCATACTGAATTATGTGTGAAATATTTTTCTTGTAAGGTAGTCTACATGGTCTGTTAattaaacgttttttttttttttttaattgagcaAATCTCCTGAGCCTGAAATTTCCAAACGAGATTTTGCCTCTGGCACACCCTCGAGATAATTAGCACCGTATTCCTCCTGGTTGACTTTGGGTCTACACACATCATGTAGCCCAACCACAGTTCTCCAACCTACCAGAGATACAAGACAATATGACAATATGTAACTGGTTTGAGATGGTTTAAACTGTCCATCTATCATATCTTTGCACCGGCTATTTACATTCAAATACCATCTCGTTTCTCCATTTCGGATAATGGATGCTATTTTCAAAAAGGCCCTGGCTCAATCAACTTCGTATTTTAGGATTATAACATTTGGATGATATTCTAATTGGTGTTTGGGTAAGATATTTACAAATTAAATCGTTATTGAGTGCCATAATAACAATGTACAttaaaattattattactatcattattattattataattatttattgGATATCAAAATGGATCTTTGTGGATAATATTAACCCATGTTATCCTATAGTGCCCTCTGGTAGGCTATAAGGCTGAGCGTGATAAGACAACAGCGGCTCTGCCGGTGTGGTAGAAGTCATCTCAATGTCAAATTTGATAAAAAATAGGATCGCCAATTAATTCAAATAACTTCCGATATCCACACACAATATTTTGTGCTCTCTTCTGACACGATGAGCAACACCAAGGTAGAGACACTAAAATCAGAGTATAAATGTACATATCCTCTTGCCACGCTTTTTGTGGAGGTGGGTAGTGCGGTGGAATAGTGCTGGAATGTAGCCAGGAGAATGTGggagtcggggggggggggggggggggtgaaagtaGGGGCACGTTGCTTCACAGCGCGCCCCACGGGATCTATAATGTGGCCTGTGCTGTTGAGACCCGCTGCGCGAGGGCAGGAGGGGGCACATGGACGACAGCAGGGAATTAAATAGGGGACCGGTTGGTCGATAGACCCGGGTGTTCACTGAAATGTTTCTGATGGCATGCTGTTATAGTTCCTCCCAAACACGTATCATTTCAGTCTTATTAGGCTATTCATGTCCTCTGCCTTTATCATGAAGAGATAATAATCCCAACTTGATTGAGTATTATGCCGTTGTTGTTGAATGCATTTCATTACATTCTTGTTTTTTCCTTTAGCCCTTTTCTGATTTGAAATGTCCTCACTCCTCAGACAACTTCCTTTATCTCTTTCAGTGCCGCAATGTTGACTAGGCTGTTCAGTGACCCGTCGCTGCTTCCCGACATGCATAAGTATTCGGCCTGGGCAGAGGACAGCGAGAGCGAGGACTCGAAGACCAAGGATGATGAGGATCACTGCCGCGTGGACGATGACGACATGGATGTCCCGGACCTGAGAAGCAGCCGGGCACATTCTGAGATCGGCGGTGaagacgaggacgacgacgaggcgGATGAGGACGAAGGAGAGGACGGTGCAGAGGGGGACGGGCCCAAAAAACGGGGCCCTAAGAAGCGTAAAATGACACCTGCGCGTATCGAGCGCTCCAAGTTGCGTCGTCAGAAGGCAAACTCGCGGGAGAGGACGCGCATGCACGACCTGAACTCTGCGCTCGACAATCTGCGTAAAGTCGTGCCCTGTTACTCAAAAACGCAAAAGCTCTCCAAAATCGAGACTCTCCGTTTGGCCAAGAACTATATCTGGGCCCTCTCTGAGATCCTGCGCTCCGGGAAGAAGCCTGATCTTGTGTCCTACGTGCAGACGCTGTGTAAAGGACTGTCCCAACCCACGACCAACCTGGTTGCCGGTTGTCTGCAGCTCAACTCCCGAAACTTCCTAACGGAGCAGTGTCCGGAGGGGGGACGCTATCCCGGCTCCAACTCCTTCTCCATGCATCCTTACCCCTACCAGTGCTCCCGCCTCTCCAGCCCTCAGTATCAGTCTGGTTCCAACTCGCATCCCTTACGGACACACGGCTACTGCTCAGCCTACGACTCGCTGTACGGTGGCAGTGGATCTCCAGAATACAACAGCCCAGAGTATGAGGGGCCCATCTCCCCTCCGGTGTGCATCAATGGCAACTTTTCTCTGAAGCACCAGGGCACTACGTCCCCCGAGGTAGCCGAGAAAGGCTACCATTACTCTATGCATTACTCCGGCCTGGCCGGCTCTCGCCCCACTGCTGGCCACATATACGGTTCTTCAGGGGTGCGGAGCAGCATCCACTCCGAAAACGTATCGCCTTACCACGACATGCACCTGCACCACGAAAGAGCTCCCGTCCCCGTATACGATGAACTCAATGCGTTTTTCCACAACTGAAACAGCAGTGATATTGCCATGCGTGGGAGTCTTCTTGCAATCAACAATCAATTAGTTGCCCACCTTTGGCAAGGCACGTGCacggtcacccccccccccccccccccccccaaaccttAGTCCCAAAGGACTATGACACCAGACACTGATCATTGTGGAAAAAAGCGTTTTATTCATTGTTTTTCTATGTCCTTTtttataattgtatttattttgtatctATTCTGTGACGATGGGATGCTGTGAAAATGTTGCATTTGAAATGGAATGTGTACAGATTTGACGGTGATTGACGTATGGATTATTATTAAAATAGCTAGAGGAAGAGAGTTAAAATGCAACCGCATAGTCGCGTTTATAACATTGTAACAACCGATGATGCTGTAACTAATTTGGAAATAGAGGACTAAATTAAGAAGCAAGCAGTGCACTTAAAAGCAAGCATGTCGCAGAGataggaaaatatatattttcaaatgtCGACAAATGGCAACAGCTATGTCAGAAAATTAAACATATTTCACATCTATGCAAGAAATAGCCTACGCCAAACAAGTATACAAGGACCAATTACAGGCTATATCTAAAATAGTGTACATTAAATTACATGAAATTAATTTAACACTTCTCAACAATATCATTTCATTGCTTCTCGGCCCCTATTCTGACTTACCATAACACACACGGGAGGAATTGCTTTGACGTCTATGTTTTTATTGGGGGACATAGATTCAAGTGAAAACGTTATGTCCTCACCATAATGACACAGAGAATACATTTTTCGATTCCTAGAATATCACCAATGGATAAGGAAAAGCAAAGGAAAAGCAAACATAAAGCCAACATTTAAAATGAGTGATTCTGAAGAAGCAGATATGGGCTCATGCTACCAGTTCCGGCTGGTCACGTCTTTCTAATGTAAACGATTCGATGGTGTTTACGTTCATTAGATTAGGCTACCTTTAATGGATTTGCAAGTTTGCACTATATTTTAGATGTAATTAAAATGCAATCGAAAAGTGTTTAATGTAAGCCAATAGCCTTGGCTTTTATACATCTACAATCCTGTCAGTGAGTGAACGAAGAATCGGATAGGCCGACAATAAAATAAACACAATATAATATAATTTGTGCCACAGGAATAAATATGGCAAGTCAAGTAACTTTCTAATCCATCGAACACATTGACTTGTTAAAAAGGCCTATTTCTAAAACTGTAAGGGCCAGGATTTAGCACTCAATTTCTAAGTAGTCGAAGTTATATCAGAAGGTCGGTCGATATATTGCACTGAAATAACAGGatgattattgttattattgttattattatttacaaACAGTTTTATTTCATGCATAATTTTGTCTATACTAACTAATCAATGCAAATATTTCCACTAAGGGTCCCCAGAGTCGTCAACATGTGTTGCATTTTTCATTGAAAGTGAAAGTTAAAACTTTGTATttaaacaatgtgtgtgtgtgtggtaaaataAAATGATAATACATGAAATTGTGCTACATCATTTCATGTTAAACCTATATCCAAGTTGTTATTCTGTAAACGTTGTCCTTTCTCGTTGAAATTGAGAACCATTACATAATGTAAAAAAAGTATCGTCTGGCTAGCTGGTTAAATGATCAGCATAATAATCAACTACGTAAGGACTGTATTATATTCTTCCTGTGATTATTCTTATCATTGGAAATGCTCTATGAAAAGATGATTCACTGTGGCCTGAAAAGGGATGGGTTCAATATCAAACATCCCCATATCGCTCTGCTTTCGGGAAGTGCGTTAGGCTATTACAAGAAGTAGCATTACTTGACATGTGACTCTAACAGGTTCGGCTGGGCTATATACAAAGGTTTAATATAGCAGTGTTATAAGCTATGTCAATATGTTGCAGTAAATCACATTCTTCAATTAAGCCCACAAAAAAAGTGTTGCAGAATGAGTTCGAAAACCATACTCGAAAGACTTCCACTGTGGGAGATGCTAACACTCCTAATGATTATGCATAGAGGCAAAACGGGAATTATAGTATCTAATCAACAGGCCAACACCATCTTTCCGGAACACAACTAACATATTACAAAGACAAACGTGTCAACAAAGAAGCCCTGCAATGGACACTAATGAGTTGAACAGCAGGATCTGGACAGATTGGGAAAAGGCCTACGGATCTGCAGGCGAGCCAAAATCCCTAACAGTTACCAAAGGGCCCTGTCTGATGCTTTCGGGGATTTCTAGGATGTTCAAATGATATGGGAGCGGTTATAAGCCTAACGAATTCCTTTGAAGAGAGGGACTGCTATGACAACTAACTTCTAGATCAGGGGTGTGCAACTTTGATGTGGGTGGGGCCACAAAACAtcggaactcatcatgagggtccgcagtggctcgcgggtctgcgtacccacatccatacccagaTGCAGTCAGAGCCGGTACAATTCTTTTGGGGGCCCTCCCACCTTGCGAGCAATACATTTTAGCGGCCCCCTTCTTGACAGGCGAAGAGAAAAACTTGACGTTTTAgagttcatttcctgcaattttacacattttgccaggcGGGTAGAAAATGTTTTGCTGTTTTAAAGTAAGTTAGCTGCACTTCTACATATTCTTCCATGGGGTGATgacaaatgtttgcagttttgcAGTCTGATGATCAATGGTTGCCCATCCCGGATCTAGATCATGAGTTTGTGTGTTTTTCGGGCTACTTTTTCGTTTGTACATACAAACAGCCGTGCTCCTGCTCCCTTTGAGCGCATGCCAGAATATTCTTGGCATCAAAGGTAAACTTGACTCAAACGGACACAAGGATCACAATGCACGAGACAGAGGCAAACGGGCGGAGTATATGAGATGATTTTTGAAACGCGGAAGAAATACAGAGACTATAGCCCTATTCACTGACATTAAGTTATCAAAAATTGTAGCCCAAAAAAGCTCGAAACATAAGGGATCCCAAACTAACAAAGATATAATTTGTAATCAAAACACGGCATTGGAAAGAGGCTAAAATATTGCGGGCAGCTGAGGACCTTAATACAGCCCATGTAGTCCATATTGGAATGACAACCTTGACTTCAGGCTCATTGGCTCAATGGACATTGACAGTGACGGTCATGTATTTGCCACAGCGCATTTCTTCAACCCCGCCTGTATTTCTCCACAGGTAGCCTACCCTGATGGACTAAGCAGGACATCTTAACTCGTCATAACATCCataactctcacacacacgcacacatacacacaccgagagagagagagagagagagagagagagagagagagagagagagagagagagagagagagagagagagagagagagagagagagagagagagaaataaacgtTTCTGAGTGCGATGTTTACTCTTCATTtgatattgtttatttcacttttgtttattatctatttcacttgctttgacaatgttaacatatgtttcacaTGCCACTAAAGCCCGTTGAATTGAAttcagagcgagagagaattCAGCAGAAATagcctccgtgtacaacgtaaaacaccaaataatgcacgcaGAGCAGAATTAATTAGGCCGacacccgctaattatcaaaatccagaaaagagacgttaaattctacaaatGTCTTGCCTTGCATATGCAATTCAATGTGTTTTCTCGTCAGCTATTAGGATAAAGATTTAtgagattcccaaaccttccataacaaagccatcacctgcagagcgatgaacctggagaagagtcccctaagcaagctggtcctggagctctgttcacaaacacaaacacaaacacaccccacagagccacaggacagcaacacaattacacccagtcatgagaaaacaaaaatataattatttgacacattggaaagaattaacaaaaaaaactgagcaaactagaatgacATTTGGGCCTAAACAGAGAgttcacagtggcagaatacctgaccactgtgactgacccaaacttaaggaaagctttgactatgtacagactcagttcagcatagccttgctattgaaaaaggccgctgtaggcatccctggctctcaagagaagacaggctatgtgcacactgcccacaaaataaggtggaaactgagctgcacttcctgaacctcctgccaaatgtatgaccatattagagacacatatttccctcaataCAGAGatacacaaagaattcgaaaacaaacccaataatgataaactcacatatctattgggtgaaataccacaatgtGTCATCAccgcagcaagatttgtgacctgttgccacaagaaaagggcaaccagtgaagaaccaacaccattgtaaatacaacccatatttatgtttatatattttcccttttgtacttgaactatttgcagataatgtgacatttgaaatgtctttattctttttgaacttttgtgagtgtaatgtttacagtaaatttgtattgtttatttcacttttgtttattatctagttcacttgctttggcaatgttaacatatgttttccatgccaataaagcccttaaattgaattgagagagagagagatttccatTGTGCTTGACttttatcatttatttttccAGGCGTAGCTAATTCTCTACGTCACAGTTACAGGTTTTTACTTTAATCAAAAGTGTATTGTGTGATTGTAATTCCCTTGATGCAAAACTTTTTTCGTCAGATGTTTGTCTGAAAATACAGTAGGCTTATTGTTTCAACTGAAATGATTTGTTTTTTAATGAATCTCTACACTAACCTTATTTGATTTTACacttttaaaaaaattatatggTGCATTCTTATGAGCAAAATGTTGGGATTTCGAGTAAAATGCACTGAATGAACGTGTCTATGAATGTGCAAACACGCTTTTCAAAATTGACTATCAACTAGTTGAATGGCCTCCCGCACGGTCTAATGCTTTTGGTATTGATGGCTGCACTCAAATATTTATACATTTTAGTTCATAGCATAACAACAGTAAAACATTCATATTcttaaatacatatattttttaattcacaCGTCTCCATCACTAGATAATAGCCTACTATCTCTCAAGATTTCATGGAGCATATAAGACATCGACTCAATTCACGGAGGGGATTACTTCCTGACTATCAACTATAATTAAAAACACATTGACATGTGCTGTAAAGTACATATCGGAATgagaaaataaaatgtcatttaagaGACAACAGGCCTAGTCCCAATACGATCATGTCCGGCAGCTCGGGCAGTCTAATATTGTCGTCGCAACTCTTGAACTCTTCATGAAGCTTATTCAATGCCATGATAAACGTGAAGAAGACAAAAATAATTACATTCATTTGTATTATTCTTGAACACACACGTATGATTATGAGGCAAGCCTTCTAGGC is from Salvelinus namaycush isolate Seneca chromosome 41, SaNama_1.0, whole genome shotgun sequence and encodes:
- the LOC120034591 gene encoding neurogenic differentiation factor 2-like, with amino-acid sequence MLTRLFSDPSLLPDMHKYSAWAEDSESEDSKTKDDEDHCRVDDDDMDVPDLRSSRAHSEIGGEDEDDDEADEDEGEDGAEGDGPKKRGPKKRKMTPARIERSKLRRQKANSRERTRMHDLNSALDNLRKVVPCYSKTQKLSKIETLRLAKNYIWALSEILRSGKKPDLVSYVQTLCKGLSQPTTNLVAGCLQLNSRNFLTEQCPEGGRYPGSNSFSMHPYPYQCSRLSSPQYQSGSNSHPLRTHGYCSAYDSLYGGSGSPEYNSPEYEGPISPPVCINGNFSLKHQGTTSPEVAEKGYHYSMHYSGLAGSRPTAGHIYGSSGVRSSIHSENVSPYHDMHLHHERAPVPVYDELNAFFHN